In Flavobacterium sp. GSB-24, the genomic window GCTTTTTTTCGCTTTCAGCAATACTATCATCATCCAAAGAAAGAGAATCTTTGGCCACAGATTCTAAAAGCAGACTATCGATTAATATGTTTTTAGAATCTAGTTTACTTTCTGAAAATATTTTATCTGGAAGGATTTGTTTGAATCCAATAAAGGCAACCAGCGCTAACGCTACAATCGCAAAAGACTGAAAAAAATAAGATTTTGTATTCACTTTATAATTATAAAATATGAAGAACTGCTGTACAAAAATTAAACCAATTAAGTTATCGTTAATTTATTGCAGGAAAAATTTGTGCAAAGATAGAATAACATTTTGTTTCTAATTCATTTTAGTAAGAAACTAGATCAAAAAAAAGAGGCTAGATAAATCTAACCTCTTTATCAAAAAAAAATAAAAAAAACAAAGCTAATGATTAACTAAATTTAATGCGATACATTATAATTTTAGAATGAAATAATCTTTATATTTTTAGATTTCCCATTTAAAACTATTTCAAAATAGCATACTCTAAAGTAGCATGCCCTCTTTCCCCTGCATCATTTGTCATTGCAAGAAATTTTACTTTGTAGTAATTACCAGCAATATCTTTAATTACATAAAAACGATCTGTTCTGATGCTTGGTAAAGTAGTTGGTCCTCCACCACTTCTCCAGTTTGCCCCAATAATTCTTTGATCTGTAGCAGAAACAGTAAAGTTTCCTTCTACAACATCTGTCTTTGTAAAAGCTTCGTAAGTTTTATCTGCAGTCAATACTTGATAAGCTTGAGTTCCACCTTTCATGTTAGTCACAATGAAATCAGAATATCCATAAGTTACTTCCGTTCCTGCATTTAAATAATTTGTAAATGTGGTAAAGTTAAGATCCCATTTTGTTTTTTGAGGTTCAACAGAAACAGTATTTCCTGTTGTTAATGAGAAAAAAGCAAAATTAAAATCAGCTTCTTTAGCAATTGTTTTTTCAGTAAAAGTAGTAGAAGCTAAGTCAGCATACTGAATTTTGTAGCCATTACCATTTCTTAAAATTCTAACCTTTTTCCATCCTCTAGCATCTCCATCAACACTAACAGAACCTGCCGCCGGCTTTGCAGTTGAGACAGCATATCCTAAGTTTACTAAATAAACTTTGTTATCAGCATCTGTTGCAGAAATTTCAGCAATTGCCGTTCCAATTCCTGCTCCAGCTCCAGCTAAAACTCCCGTAGGATTATCTACATAACCATTTGAAGAAGCAGTTGTTCCTGCACCTACAGTCACATTCGCATCAATTTCTTGAGCTAAAGTTATATCAGAAGTCGATAATTTTTTCACAGCCATTTTTAGAGATCCGTTAATTACTACTCTAAAATCCGAACCACTTGAAAATCCGAAATCCCAACTTTGTCTGTTTATAGATTTAGATTCTCCTGTACTTAAATCTAAATACAATTGATTAGGCTGATTTGCACCTCCTACAGAAGCAGGAATAGTAGCACCTACAGAAGGAACTTCTGGAGTAGTATCGTCATCACTTGAACAAGCTCCAAGTGTCAGTAAAGCGAATGATAAAAGTAAAAATGTTTTTTTCATGGTATTAAAAGTTATTTATTAAAGATTTAGATTATAAGTCAATTTGATAAAGTATGACCGTCCGTATGCCAGCATTAATTCAGATGAACCAGCGTGGCCAGCACTTTGATTGGTATTGGTCTGTCTAACATTAGTTATATTGCAAATATTTCTTGCTCCGATTGTAGCTTCCAGTTGATTTTTGAAAAATCCTTGACGAATAGAAGCATCCAGCCAGTGACTTGGATCAATATCTGACAAAATGTAAGAAGAAGTTCCTTCTATAAATTGTTGAGTTTTTCCATTGAATTTGTAGTAGGCAGAAATTATAGTATTCCATTTTGGCAGCTGATAAGAAACACTACTATTAATATTGAAAGAATATAAAAATCTATCATCTGAAGCGAAAACTTCATTTTCAATTTTTCTTGAAACCCCAATAACAGCTGCCCCTATGTTAAAATTAAAATTATCAATTGTGAATTGATTCATGGCAGAAAAATTCCACATCTTATATTTACTTATATTAATA contains:
- a CDS encoding HmuY family protein, coding for MKKTFLLLSFALLTLGACSSDDDTTPEVPSVGATIPASVGGANQPNQLYLDLSTGESKSINRQSWDFGFSSGSDFRVVINGSLKMAVKKLSTSDITLAQEIDANVTVGAGTTASSNGYVDNPTGVLAGAGAGIGTAIAEISATDADNKVYLVNLGYAVSTAKPAAGSVSVDGDARGWKKVRILRNGNGYKIQYADLASTTFTEKTIAKEADFNFAFFSLTTGNTVSVEPQKTKWDLNFTTFTNYLNAGTEVTYGYSDFIVTNMKGGTQAYQVLTADKTYEAFTKTDVVEGNFTVSATDQRIIGANWRSGGGPTTLPSIRTDRFYVIKDIAGNYYKVKFLAMTNDAGERGHATLEYAILK